A stretch of Arachis hypogaea cultivar Tifrunner chromosome 15, arahy.Tifrunner.gnm2.J5K5, whole genome shotgun sequence DNA encodes these proteins:
- the LOC112747171 gene encoding uclacyanin 1, whose protein sequence is MEQLRAAWAAKTIVMIIITSILFQCVCGVNHTVGETSGWDLTSNIQAWASSATFSVGDDLVFLYTPVYDVVEVNQQGYDTCTIANAMATYSSGETVIHLTVPGTRYFVCGRLGHCQQGLKLQVQVQTQAQGQTQSNNNGAPPHSSGNSLPAPPHSAPDTPPADVPESCDCSRADHMLTSITLVITTVILSSARASFLFPLKHHLLLVFT, encoded by the exons ATGGAGCAACTGAGGGCAGCATGGGCAGCGAAGACTATCGTTATGATCATAATCACTTCCATTCTTTTCCAATGCGTCTGCGGTGTTAACCACACCGTCGGCGAAACTTCTGGCTGGGATCTCACTTCCAATATCCAGGCCTGGGCCTCTTCCGCTACCTTCTCCGTTGGCGATGATCTCG TGTTCTTGTATACGCCGGTCTATGATGTGGTGGAGGTTAACCAACAAGGTTACGACACGTGTACTATCGCCAACGCCATGGCCACGTACAGCTCCGGGGAAACAGTGATCCACCTCACGGTACCTGGAACCCGCTACTTCGTTTGCGGCAGATTGGGCCACTGTCAACAGGGCCTAAAACTTCAAGTCCAAGTCCAGACCCAGGCCCAGGGACAGACCCAATCCAACAATAACGGTGCTCCTCCACATTCTTCTGGCAACTCCCTTCCGGCTCCGCCTCATTCTGCCCCCGACACTCCTCCTGCTGACGTTCCAGAATCTTGCGATTGCTCACGTGCTGACCACATGCTTACGTCGATTACGCTCGTGATCACCACCGTGATCCTCTCTTCCGCTCGCGCTTCGTTCCTCTTCCCACTTAAGCATCATCTCCTGCTGGTTTTCACCTGA
- the LOC112750817 gene encoding uncharacterized protein — MDLFQNPSCIKSKRLEAGLWVAKLVLMMMGVVSLLFLLKVAIIPYTFDLLLSTLPRLWTSATSWLTLPFVYIIVNFIIITIAASSNFSHQSIPFSSATSSPKKTDADSDSDATTTVSDTPTNPTTHPVIQNNEPPNQQEKEAIQQEEEEKEKEVEVVDADYDYDKLREFGLSFEKILTSPSLEKCTNDYFLPESDEKGDDHDHDDDHDDTLEATWRAIMEGQGKTMKPQLKKSDTWSGGARISKAEPFQRHNNGQGYGGGDDDDPVTWAQKELRKSETFNDRASLRREKSMTPEELNLRAEAFIKNFNNQMKLQRLESYQRHMKMVNGRA, encoded by the exons ATGGATCTTTTTCAAAACCCATCTTGTATAAAATCAAAGAGATTGGAAGCAGGATTATGGGTTGCAAAGCTTGTGCTGATGATGATGGGGGTTGTATCCCTTCTTTTTTTGTTGAAAGTGGCAATAATCCCATACACATTCGATCTTCTTCTCTCAACTCTCCCTCGCCTTTGGACCTCTGCAACAAGCTGGTTGACTCTCCCATTTGTTTACATCATTGTcaacttcatcatcatcaccattgcTGCTTCCTCCAACTTCTCCCACCAATCCATACCCTtctcttctgctacttcttcacCCAAGAAAACTGATGCAGATTCAGATTCAGATGCAACCACCACTGTTTCAGACACTCCCACCAACCCAACTACTCACCCGGTAATCCAAAACAATGAGCCaccaaatcaacaagagaaagaggctattcaacaagaagaagaagaaaaagaaaaagaagtagaagttgtTGATGCTGATTATGACTATGATAAGTTGAGAGAATTTGGTTTGTCTTTTGAGAAAATCCTGACCAGCCCATCATTGGAAAAGTGCACCAACGACTATTTCTTGCCGGAATCCGATGAAAAAGGCGATGATCATGATCacgatgatgatcatgatgataCACTAGAAGCAACATGGAGGGCTATCATGGAGGGTCAAGGGAAAACAATGAAGCCACAGCTGAAGAAGAGTGACACATGGAGTGGTGGTGCAAGGATTTCCAAGGCAGAGCCATTTCAACGACATAACAATGGACAAG GctatggtggtggtgatgatgatgatcctGTGACTTGGGCTCAAAAGGAACTGAGAAAGTCTGAGACTTTCAACGACAGAGCTTCGTTGAGGAGGGAGAAGTCAATGACCCCTGAGGAGTTGAATCTCAGGGCTGAAGCATTCATCAAGAATTTCAACAATCAGATGAAGCTTCAGAGACTTGAATCTTACCAACGTCACATGAAAATGGTCAATGGCCGAGCTTAG